ACAATGCTACATATCATATATCTATCGGTATGACTCCTTTCAGAGCACTATATGGGTATGATGCACTTTCTTTTATTGATCTTGCTTTTGATCAAAGTAATGTTCCCAAATCTCTTGACGTGCTGGAGGAATGCCAAGATATATTGAAAGCACTCAAGGAAAATTTGCAATGTGCTCAGAATCAACATAAAATTTATGCAGACAAGAAGCGTGTTGAGCGACATTTTGAAAATGGGGAATTGGTGTATCTCAGACTACAACCCTATAGGCAGTCATCCCTCAAGCGTAGTGGGGCTGAGAAATTGAAGCCTCGGTTTTATGGGCCGTACCTGGTGGTTCGGAAAGTTGGTGCAGTGGCATATGAATTGGGTTTACCTGAAGGGAGCAGAATACATAATGTATTCCATGTATCTTGTCTCAAAAAAGCTTTGGGTCAGCAAGTGACAGTTTCAGGAAACCTGCCACCACTGGATGAAGAAGGGAAATTAGAGATGATACCCGAAGTGATTTTGGAAACCCGAGACAGGCATTTGCGGAATAGGACAATCAGGGAATATCTCATTAAATGGAAGAATTTACCACTGgatgatgctacttgggaaaatgaGCAGGTTCTTCAGCATCTTGGAttgcagttgcttgtgggcaagcaacattgGGTAGGGGAAATTGTAATGTTCCCCAATAATTAAAATTGCGAAAGTAAATATgacataatattaattattttatattattattctaGCCTtggattaatataaataattaatattgttaaCACACATTGTTAATGCGTTGATGAATAAAGTTAAACTCTGTAATTATCTTTAATTATTAAGGTAGTTCATAAAACTAACTCGTTCAATGAATAAAATCATGGCGTGAGTTTGAAGGATCATGCCTGGGGAAAAGAATTGAATTCCTGTGTGACAGGACACGGACTGGATCAAGCCTCCTTTTGTTAGTTAATAACTGACCTATTGGTGGAGCCGTGTTTGCATAAGCAGTGGAGTGGTCTGTTGGACGTGAGCTCGGAAGTGGAGCCGTGTTTGTATAAGCAGTGGAGTGCCGTAATGGCGTGAGACTCAGAGTTGTATACATTCCTTATGCATGTGATGGGACGTGACCTCCGGACGCAGGTGAAAGACGGCACATTTAACTTGTCTTCCGTGGCTATGAAACCCGATATCGGGATTTAATTCCTACCGCCGTGAGATATCGTAGACAACACGCAGTGGAACCGGAAGGGTTTGTAAACGTGTAGTACACCGTGACGGTGACACAACCGGTGCTCTTCATTGATTACTCCGTAGGTTTAAGTTTGGAATGAAGTTCGGGATGGATTGCTTGCGGCTGCAGATGTCTCTTTTACTTTGTCTACCAATGAACATATGAAGACTCTTCGGGTGGACCACAGCGACAAGTTTGGCACCCTCTATCACTGCGAATTAACAGGTGCATCATGAAAGAAATCTTTGAACCGATGAAATGTTAAATCATTTGATATTGAATGTTGATTGATGACTGTTTAACTCTCTGTTAATAAATGCTATGTTTATCAGTAAGCATGAAAGTTAAATTGGGACTGTATGTGTTATACTGGTAAACGAAATTCATAGGCATATCAATAATCTACTGGCTGAGTTAAATAATACGTCTCTGTGTAATCTGGATATATACTTCTATTTGCAATCAGTTCCTAGTTAAGGAATTTTACAATTCTCCCCTTCTCAACCCTACCCAACAGAACTTTATTTTTTCCCCCATAAAATAAAAGCTGCAACACTTCTCATGACACCAATAACACCACTAAAAACAGAAACAGACATAGCCAATAAATGGCAAAACCAAAACTGTCCACAAAAGacttaaaaatttaaaatagtagaaatatgattcaTTTGAGAAACCGACATGGTGCTCGAGAATCCCCCTATCAGTTATGAGAACCCCCTATCAGTTATGAGAATCATCCACTACATTATTCCCTTGAACCCATGGATGGATGATTGGTAGGCAAAATATTAAGTCAAAAAATCAAGTTCCAATTTTCTTACATATGGGATCCAAGTTTGTACTTTCGAAGGATGGATCTACATTCTCCAAGTTCACCTTTGCTAGATTCAAAGTGCCAGCTTAGGAGATGTACTCATGAACCTTGTTCATGACTAAAGAGCTAAGAATGACCCACAGATTTAAAATTATTTCTCTAGGTTTCCGTTGGTATGTGATGCAATTAACAAGGGCAACTCCtacaagggattcaaggtataaaAAGTGTATATTCTGTAGCAGGATAGAAGTTAGAATAGGGGAATACAACAGATAGATTAGAGAGAATTAGTTCTCTAATCTTATACCTTCGTAGGCTAGATTTTATTGGAGCCCTCCTGTTTCAAGGGTTTTCCCTATGCTATAGATATAGCAAGCTTTTATTTTTCATtaatacaataattttttttgttgaatcTTGTCCGTGTTGTTTAAACCCATATATTTTTCATGTGAATGGTGTATGATGGTATTATTGAATGTTATTTTATAAGCTCCTATTATTGAATGCTACTTCGAAGATAGCACTATTTCTTGCCTTGATTGTGCAACTGCAGATTGAGGAGGAGCTTGGCTAACTAATTCTTTGATCTTCTAGCAGCATAGTGTCCCATCTTAGAAGCTCAGTCTTTATTTCTTTGATCCATGGTTTACAATAGAGTACAGTGTAATTTGCTGCAAAATATTTATGCATATGTTGCTATTCATTGTACATCTAACATGCGACTTTGCAATATCCCTTTAAAACTGAACTTAACTTGATCTGCAATCAAAATTGAAGAGGTTCCTACAAGGCCCCTTGCAAAAAAACATCATCTTCCCTGAATTATCCTGCAAAGCTAAGAACCAGAAACACAGAGACCTTTGGGACATCACCAATCTACTTTCAAAAGAGGAATCATACCCTTGATTCTTGAATGTTGGATTGCATGCCATTTTGTGACCCAACAACTGTGTCTCATTACTTGTATTGCGATCCTGCAAATATCACATCATATGCTTTTGCATGTTGCAAATTTTCCTTGCAAAGTGATTGGATACCTATTTGGAGTTTTCAAACTGTGAATTCTGCTTTGTTCAAATGGTATGGTATTGTTCCCAAAGATTGTATAATTAAAATGCGTTTCACTGATATTTCTTCAGAAGGGTCTAGGTAGTTCTGTGAGAGATAGATGAAGTGTCACAGATGATGAGGTAGATTATTGCATAGTTTGGGCATCTAGTGCAAAGCTGGTAGATTGTAAGATCGATCAGATTTGCCAGGTAGCAGTTGTCAGCTAATTTATTGAGAATGACACAACCGTGTAGACAATAGTTCAACACCTTATTATTCTTTCTCTCATAAAATAGAAATATAGACAGATTAAAAAACAGCAATGCTAATGGACAAACACTTCAAACAACCAATGAACAGTGAACCATTCTGAGAACAAGTCTGCAATTTCCTGAACATCTTCCTTCCTGCAAAATTCCTCCTCATTCCAGCATTCTTGATATTGGCTCTGATTGTAATTGTTCACATTGGAGAGCATTGAATAGATTTCTCTGGGTTATATTTAGGGATTAAAAAATCCTTTGATAGgtcatatatatagacatatgtgTCACTATGTGATAGATGTGTCTACATAACATATGCTTTGAGATTGTGATGAAATAGAATTTATGTTTCCAACACAGAATAGAAGTTTGATGCTCATTTTAACACTGATATATCATCAGATAATGTATTCTGGAGCACTTGTATACTTGAACAGTGTATTTTCTAATGTTTTCGTTGCAATTGTCTGTCTTTGTGCAGCtttggaattgttgaagaaagatgtTGTGGCAATAATAGGTCCACAGTCATCTGTGCTTGCTCACATTGTTTCACATTTGGCAAAGGAACTCCAAATACCACTTTTGTCCTTTGCAGCTACTGATCCCACTCTTACATCGTCTGAGTACCCATATTTTATCAGGATGACTCACAGTGATTTTTCTCAGATGTCTGCAATTGCTGCTTTAGTGGGTTATTATGGCTGGAGAGAAGTTGTAGCAGTGTACATAGATGATGACTATGGCAGAAATGGAGTTTCTGTATTAGGAGACGCTCTGGGAAATTTGGGAGCTAAAATTTCTAACAAGGCAGCCATGCCTCCTGAAATCAGCCAAAGTGAGATGGGTAATATATTAGCAAAATTGGCTTTAGTAGAGGCCCGGGTTTTTGTAGTCCATATGAATTCAGATGCTGGTCTTAATCTTTTCTCTAAAGCTAAAGAAATTGGAATGTTGAGCAGTGACTATGTTTGGATAGTCACAGATTGGCTATCCTCTGTTTTAGATTCAAATATACTTGCACCAGATGACATGAACTCACTTCAAGGGGTGATTGGTCTGCGGCGACATAATCCAAATTCAGAACAACACAATGAGTTTACAAGAAAGTGGAAAAGGTTACAAACAACTCACATAGCGGATACCTCTTTGAATGTGTTTGGACTGTATGCTTATGATAGCATATTGATGATTGCTCACTCTATCAACACCTTCCTAAATCAGGGAGGAAATTACTCTTTTGTAAAACAGAATACAGTATCAAATAAGAGTGGAAGTAAGTCAGAACTAGCTGCTTTGAAGGTCTTCAAAGAAGGAGCACAGTTGCGGAAGATAATACTAGGAACTAATTTCAATGGTGTTGCAGGTCCCGTGCAACTAGATAAAAGTAGGAATCTGATAGGCTCCACTTTTGAGATTATTAATATAGCTGGTACGGGATTTCGCAGCATTGGTTATTGGTCAAATCACACTGGCTTCTCAGTTACCCCACCAGAATATTTAGCTACCGTCAACCATAACCAATCTCATGCCAAACCAAAACTATATGATATCATATGGCCTGGTGAAAGCAAAGTTGTGCCACGGGGCTGGGTATTTCCAAACAATGGCAAGGAACTTGTGATTGGTGTCCccagaaaaataggttttaaagaGTTTGTTTCAACAGTAAATGATAGCCACACGCCAAAAGGATTTTGCATTGATGTGTTTCTTGCTGCAGTGAACTTGCTTTCTTATGCTCTTCCGTACACATTTATATCTTATGGAACAGGAAATTCTACACCCAGCTATGACAAGCTCGTGGAGCAGGTTGCATTAAAGGTTGGTATCTACTATAAATTTAATGATTTCTTACAGTTGTTCCTGTATTTTGTTATCAAATGTTATTTCCGTTGTGATGATCCCACCAGTATTCTTGTATAGCGTTGGAGAATTAGTCATGTAATCTGAAAGTAGCATATGTATACTACTTCAGTTCAGCTATTCATAGCTGGACCCTTGCAGAACTTTGATGCAGCTGTTGGAGATATTTCAATTGTGACAAAACGATCGAAGATTGTGGACTTCACACAGCCTTATATAGAATCTGGCTTAGTTGTGGTGGTAGCTGCGAAAGGTATTGATTCCAATGCATGGGCTTTCCTGCGTCCATTTACAGTAGAAATGTGGTGTACAACTGTTGCTTTTTTTGTTATTATTGGAGCTGTTGTGTGGATTCTGGAGCATAGATTAAACCCAGAGTTTCGAGGGCATCCGAAGCAGCAAGTCATGAATGTTCTTTGGTAATTTCCTTTCCTTTTAGTGTGCAATTGATTTTTATGTGAAGTACTCACATATTACTCATTTCAGTTTGAACTTTAAGTAAAGTTAGAATCCTCAGGTGGTTGATTACAATTTGGTGTGTTTGTATCATTTTAAATACGCAATTAATTTTGTGGCTATTGAATTGATTCAAGAAATATGTCTTTGAAATATTAGACTTTTTAAGCCTCTCAAGGATTAACCAAGGAGAGAAAAATCCTTGAGAATAGACATATCTGAGAATATCAAGAAAATCtacaaattcaaattttatatCATGATTTGTTTTAACAACAGAATACATGATAATTCTATAGTTGCCTTTGAGAACTGTGTTTTAAGACGTGCAAAGATAAAATGTCTTAACAAACATCTTTTTTGGCAGGTTCACATTTTCTACGATGTTCTTTTCCCATAGTAAGTACTCTGCCTTCTATGATCTATTTTATGACTTCTAACTTCTGTTGGAAACACAGTTGTTTGGTTCATGCTTTCATGTTATTGATCTTAAACTATTTAAACATTACCAAGTTTTAAATAAGCAGCAAAGACTCATCTGATATGCAGTAATGTAAAGGTTTCTGTCACAGCACTTTCAGGATACCGCACTCCTTTCAAATATCCAAAATGTTTTGTGTAGAAAATTTTGACCTATGGGGTTTATGCAGGGGAAAATACCGTGAGCAGCCTTGGACGTGCAGTACTGCTCATTTGGCTATTTGTTGTTTTAATCATTAATTCAAGTTACACTGCAAGCTTAACATCAATCCTCACAGTGCAGAAGCTTTCACCAACAATTCAAGGAATTGA
The nucleotide sequence above comes from Cryptomeria japonica chromosome 11, Sugi_1.0, whole genome shotgun sequence. Encoded proteins:
- the LOC131061314 gene encoding glutamate receptor 3.3 isoform X1 — encoded protein: MCHLPNCQCHVVVLLLVVFVLIPCNGSTAGKNRSSFGNSRPLVANVGALFAFDSTIGRVAKAAMELAVKDVNNNHSLLSGTKLELSMVDSNCSAFIGTAAALELLKKDVVAIIGPQSSVLAHIVSHLAKELQIPLLSFAATDPTLTSSEYPYFIRMTHSDFSQMSAIAALVGYYGWREVVAVYIDDDYGRNGVSVLGDALGNLGAKISNKAAMPPEISQSEMGNILAKLALVEARVFVVHMNSDAGLNLFSKAKEIGMLSSDYVWIVTDWLSSVLDSNILAPDDMNSLQGVIGLRRHNPNSEQHNEFTRKWKRLQTTHIADTSLNVFGLYAYDSILMIAHSINTFLNQGGNYSFVKQNTVSNKSGSKSELAALKVFKEGAQLRKIILGTNFNGVAGPVQLDKSRNLIGSTFEIINIAGTGFRSIGYWSNHTGFSVTPPEYLATVNHNQSHAKPKLYDIIWPGESKVVPRGWVFPNNGKELVIGVPRKIGFKEFVSTVNDSHTPKGFCIDVFLAAVNLLSYALPYTFISYGTGNSTPSYDKLVEQVALKLFIAGPLQNFDAAVGDISIVTKRSKIVDFTQPYIESGLVVVVAAKGIDSNAWAFLRPFTVEMWCTTVAFFVIIGAVVWILEHRLNPEFRGHPKQQVMNVLWFTFSTMFFSHRENTVSSLGRAVLLIWLFVVLIINSSYTASLTSILTVQKLSPTIQGIESLASSNLPIGYQTGSFVADYLSGEYNIAKSRLVPLNTQDNYAKALSLGPNKGGVAAVVDELPYIQSFLSTHCGYTIVGREFTKSGWGFAFPKDSHLAVDMSTAILALSENGELQRIHDKWLKNDICSLEGSAVHANQFGLQSFWGLFLVMGIVCLLALFVFFVRMICEFTRHVNTCIEDSPDVSNSLSLRSAKVLRSFASFVDEREDTAKKNRLKRKHTDKKMDPELESRQPQSSPSQLASLGMGFSIDCSNGISPV
- the LOC131061314 gene encoding glutamate receptor 3.3 isoform X2, producing MCHLPNCQCHVVVLLLVVFVLIPCNGSTAGKNRSSFGNSRPLVANVGALFAFDSTIGRVAKAAMELAVKDVNNNHSLLSGTKLELSMVDSNCSAFIGTAAALELLKKDVVAIIGPQSSVLAHIVSHLAKELQIPLLSFAATDPTLTSSEYPYFIRMTHSDFSQMSAIAALVGYYGWREVVAVYIDDDYGRNGVSVLGDALGNLGAKISNKAAMPPEISQSEMGNILAKLALVEARVFVVHMNSDAGLNLFSKAKEIGMLSSDYVWIVTDWLSSVLDSNILAPDDMNSLQGVIGLRRHNPNSEQHNEFTRKWKRLQTTHIADTSLNVFGLYAYDSILMIAHSINTFLNQGGNYSFVKQNTVSNKSGSKSELAALKVFKEGAQLRKIILGTNFNGVAGPVQLDKSRNLIGSTFEIINIAGTGFRSIGYWSNHTGFSVTPPEYLATVNHNQSHAKPKLYDIIWPGESKVVPRGWVFPNNGKELVIGVPRKIGFKEFVSTVNDSHTPKGFCIDVFLAAVNLLSYALPYTFISYGTGNSTPSYDKLVEQVALKNFDAAVGDISIVTKRSKIVDFTQPYIESGLVVVVAAKGIDSNAWAFLRPFTVEMWCTTVAFFVIIGAVVWILEHRLNPEFRGHPKQQVMNVLWFTFSTMFFSHRENTVSSLGRAVLLIWLFVVLIINSSYTASLTSILTVQKLSPTIQGIESLASSNLPIGYQTGSFVADYLSGEYNIAKSRLVPLNTQDNYAKALSLGPNKGGVAAVVDELPYIQSFLSTHCGYTIVGREFTKSGWGFAFPKDSHLAVDMSTAILALSENGELQRIHDKWLKNDICSLEGSAVHANQFGLQSFWGLFLVMGIVCLLALFVFFVRMICEFTRHVNTCIEDSPDVSNSLSLRSAKVLRSFASFVDEREDTAKKNRLKRKHTDKKMDPELESRQPQSSPSQLASLGMGFSIDCSNGISPV
- the LOC131061314 gene encoding glutamate receptor 3.3 isoform X3 — translated: MTHSDFSQMSAIAALVGYYGWREVVAVYIDDDYGRNGVSVLGDALGNLGAKISNKAAMPPEISQSEMGNILAKLALVEARVFVVHMNSDAGLNLFSKAKEIGMLSSDYVWIVTDWLSSVLDSNILAPDDMNSLQGVIGLRRHNPNSEQHNEFTRKWKRLQTTHIADTSLNVFGLYAYDSILMIAHSINTFLNQGGNYSFVKQNTVSNKSGSKSELAALKVFKEGAQLRKIILGTNFNGVAGPVQLDKSRNLIGSTFEIINIAGTGFRSIGYWSNHTGFSVTPPEYLATVNHNQSHAKPKLYDIIWPGESKVVPRGWVFPNNGKELVIGVPRKIGFKEFVSTVNDSHTPKGFCIDVFLAAVNLLSYALPYTFISYGTGNSTPSYDKLVEQVALKLFIAGPLQNFDAAVGDISIVTKRSKIVDFTQPYIESGLVVVVAAKGIDSNAWAFLRPFTVEMWCTTVAFFVIIGAVVWILEHRLNPEFRGHPKQQVMNVLWFTFSTMFFSHRENTVSSLGRAVLLIWLFVVLIINSSYTASLTSILTVQKLSPTIQGIESLASSNLPIGYQTGSFVADYLSGEYNIAKSRLVPLNTQDNYAKALSLGPNKGGVAAVVDELPYIQSFLSTHCGYTIVGREFTKSGWGFAFPKDSHLAVDMSTAILALSENGELQRIHDKWLKNDICSLEGSAVHANQFGLQSFWGLFLVMGIVCLLALFVFFVRMICEFTRHVNTCIEDSPDVSNSLSLRSAKVLRSFASFVDEREDTAKKNRLKRKHTDKKMDPELESRQPQSSPSQLASLGMGFSIDCSNGISPV